In Diorhabda sublineata isolate icDioSubl1.1 chromosome 2, icDioSubl1.1, whole genome shotgun sequence, the sequence ATTTTATGTAATTGAGAAAAAGTGTACTAAAGTTCTAGAGCGCTATTTACTGATATTTCTACATTTAAcattattaaacttatttttaactCTTTTACAGCTATACCTAGTAAAATACTATATCCATTCTATAATCTTTTACAGATAGcagataaaaaatacaattcaagAGGCAGTGGGTTAGTGGATTTAGCTCTGAAACAAACTCAAAGCGAGAAGCTAAAGAAAAATGTTAGTGAGAAATTTGTATGAAtgtgttttgtattatttcttgTGTACTTTTCTCATGTTAAATAACATTTCCAGGTGGAAAATGTCACAAAGCCATAACTTCAACACCGTCAGTCTCAAGAAGAAACCAGCGACCCCATTGTTATTGTCGTACCAGCAGACGCAGAGGGAACTTATAGCATATCAGAAAATTTGATCAGAATTTGATATAGACAGATTGACTCAAGATGAGGCTACTCAAAAACTCGATTTGTAAATCTGTAAATACAGAACTGATCTCCAGTCCTTCCGtcattttaaatgtaattttacaAGAAACATTCCAGGCACCATCAGGATATTCGCCACATACAAATGAGTGCCACGGCTAAGAGATgatcttcaagaaaaaaatgaccGAACGTATGAACCAAGTTCAAGTGAATGCGATCTGGTCGAAAATGAAGGAAAGGATCCTTGGAATATAATTGACGACACCAATGGATTGTATTCGAGCGAGTGTGATCAAGATGAAAATTATACCAAAGAAATTTGTCGAAAACGCAAACGGGCCAAAAAGGGAAAAGCAAATGAGAATTCATGGGTAGCTTTCAttaacaaaatcaaaacaataaaagaagaagaatccaAAGGACAAAGAAATAATGAagatggaaaaattttttttgatatagaCGAAACAGAATTTGATATAGACATATTGATTCAAGTTGAGGCTAGTCAACAACTCGATTTGTTTCTAGATACAGACCTGATCTTCAGTCCGTCGGacaattttaatgtaattttgcAAGAAGCATTACAGGCGCCATCAGGGAATTCGCCACATACAAATGGGCCCTGGCTTAGAGCTGAGTGAAGAGTctaaacttgaagaaaaaaatgaccGAACCTATGAACCAAGTTCAAGTGAATGCGATATGGACGAAAATGAAGGAAAGGATACTTGGAATATAATTGACGACACCGATGGATTGAATTCGAGCGAGGGTGATCAAAAACGAAAACGAGCCAGACGGGGAAAAGCCAATAAGAACTTATGGGTAGCTGtcagtaacaaaataaaaagaatggaaGGAGAATAATACAATGGACGAAGAAAGAATGAAGatgtaaaaactgtttttgaCGTTGAACGACAAAATAGGCAGTTAAAACCACGATGTTCTTGTAAAATAACTAAAAGAAATAAGTTCAAATGTATACTTATCACAGAAGAAAggaactttttcaatatttttgatacctAGATTGGGTACAAAGAAAGATTGAAGTAAACAACCTTGTCATTTGGACACATGTCCATCAGACAACTGTACCCAGAACCGAATTAAGATGAAGTAATTCCTTAGAATATTACCTGAAGCAAAATAAAAACGGAGTCAGAATTCGAgtgtacaaaaaaatgtttttaaactcTTTTGGCCTGGGTGAATGGACGATTCGAGATTGGGTGTTGAAAAACCAACGTGAAGGGCTAAATGGGAGAAATCTGAGCAGAAATGATCAAACAATTAAAGAAACTGATAAtactcaaaaaacaaaacagaacaATCAGAACAAGGTTGTCTGGAAGCTTATAAATCAATTTCTGGAACTCCTCCCAAAATTAGAGTCACATTTTTGTCGAAAGGATACCACAAAGCTGTATCTAGAACCGTTTTAGTAATTGAAAGCACAATTATTTCGAGAGTACAAATTATATTGTACATCAGAGAGAAAGGAAAACTTGGTTGAATCCTCTTTTACATTTCATGAAGTTTTCGAGCCAATAAATTTGACACTTTTTTCTCCTAAGAAAGACCAATGCGATTTATGTTGTTCCTATAGACAAGGTTGTGTTTCTGAAGGTGAATACAATATtcacataagaaaaaaaatgaagctAGAGAAGAAAAATCTAAAGATAAGGAAGAAAGCGGTCAAGACACTGCAGTGTTCACATTTAAAGTAAGTGAATTTAAAGTAATTAAGTAATATTGAGTAAATAATTTCAGTAATTTTAAGTAATTCCAAGTAATTTTACGTAATTACGTAAGTAAGTAATCAAGTAATGTAGTTTTAAGTATTGCAATTCCAAAGAAATTGCTCTTAAAAAAAGGAAAGTACGACAAACCCAAGTTTGGTTCATCTTTGGCTCAACTTGCCAATCTTCGCAAAAATCTGCTGATTATCGAACCTAGGCCTGATTTCATTGTCGTTTGGATTTACTCTTGCTTGCCAATATTTTTACACATTTCCAAGTCCCCATAAAATTAAGGATACTACCACAATCACTGTTATCGTTTAAATAACTACTAAAAGAAATTTacgcttatatatatatatatatatatatatatatatatatatatatatatatatatgtatacagtgcttttcagataaaagtatccacctttaataacttttgtaatactggtatttagaaaaaatccaaaaacacgtcaatttatgttggaaggggcaagcattatggcttatttaaacttactggaaaagccaccccctcacccctagcagcatcccctttatttttttaaattacttttcatattttttatgtaaaatttggatactcctctttgagctgatttcaaaaatgtataatacttgtaggttaaagtggttagtttatgagataaacaatttttcttttaagagcacaaattttacttattatttactttcaccttatttgcctgtactaaaatgggttgtacaacagttcaaactctttaatctttttaactgtgctatctattatgaagttacaataagtgttcaaaatgagtaccattcacttccatacaatggtataatctattttgaaatgcctctctgacattgcttaatacggctggatttaattgtcgacattcattttctatcctctctcgtaaatcatccagatattctggttgggtagcataaacttttgtttttaaatacccccataaaaagaagtctaggggtgttaaatccggtgacctaggtggccactccatcatctgcccccttctacctatccaacgagcggggaatgtttcgtttaaaaattgtcggacaggcatagcatagtgtgggggagctccgtcttgttgaaataccagtaaatcttcggaaaggttatcatcattttctattattgttgtaatacgtgggtcaaccccttccctgagtaacttaTGATAtcattcaccatttaaatttccgttgatgaagaaaggtccgacaatgtggtcacctaggataccacaccaaacgtttaacttttggggatgttgtgtatggaattcacgcataatatgtggatcactttcagcccaatatctacaattatgcctacttactaagccatttaatgaccatgagcattcatcagaaaagcaaatattgtttaacaattgtggattgttattgataatttgcgtcattgattcgcaaaactctagacgacgatcaaaatcatcttcattcaactcgtgcaccaacttaactttgtatgggtggtacttgaatttatgtagaactcggaaaactgtagaagatgaaacaccgatcgctctacttattgttgacaacgattggggttgttgagcctctaagctgacttgccctaaaattgccacttggattgcttcgttatttacgagtccctcccgcttatgcactttattgcaaacagaccctgttgtggtaaatttctccatcagttgaattacacacttatgagttgcatgtcttccgtcatgtaaatcgttaaatattctagcagcagctcttgcacaattattattttggtagtataaacctacaatttcaattctttcttgcaaagagtaaaccatttcaaagaaacaaaataaataatgtatcaaattacactatcaatagtgactacaaattctagttgacaatgacaaactttaataaaaagtagagttttttgttgtttggattttttaagtagaataaatagcacagttaaaaagattaaagagtttgaactgttgtacaacccattttagtacaggcaaataaggtgaaagtaaataataagtaaaatttgtgctcttaacagaaaaattgtttatttcataaactaaccactttaacctacaagtattatacatttttgaaatcagctcaaagaggagtatccaaattttacataaaaaatatgaaaagtaatttaaaaaaataaagaggatgctgctaggggtgagggggtggcttttccagtaagtttaaataagccataatgcttgccccttccaacataaattgacgtgtttttggattttttctaaataccagtattacaaaagttattaaaggtggatacttttatctgaaaagcactgtatatatatatatatatatatatatattgaatgatattataatattaactttagtaataaaaaatggaagaatAGGACACCACAGCTGTGACGAGATCTAATTTGGAACCAAACTCAGTTCATCCTTCAATTTCCAAAGCTGGATTTTGTAGTCTAGGACAATTCCTAGTTTATTATTTAGTGGTTAAAGTTATGTATCACAATTCTGTGTCCAGGATTAATTAGCACAGGCACTCTTGGACCAACGCTAGTAAATCATAGAAAAGACAGATTCTAAATGAACAAAGATGAGTTAACTAAAGGAATAGCCATGGACCGATGTGGTTTTCCAGTGTTAAGCTAAATATAACCCTATATACCAACTAAGAGGACTTCTGTAAGGGTACCTGAATTATTGCAGTATAATCTCTTCTTCGTAATCTCTATGTGACATATTAATGATTAGTTTGTGTAAGAAGTCATCGAACtgataaaaaacaaatgttttttgtttatcaagTGCAACGATGAACGACGAATTATTCTCCATTGACCATTTAACAACACTTTAGCCAAGCAAAAGATTCATTctgaatattttgttaattacgTTATATGACGAAAGTTATGGAAATCTGAGAATATTCTCCACAgtctttttttttggtattttgatgctaaattttccACCCTAAGTGTCTACGTCTTCTCTCTTCTTTATTTACCAAAATACAATGCTTCCTAGAGCGTTCAAAAGAAAACATAACATATATCATAGTTTCCATTAATTCACGAATGATTTTAAATAGATATTTGTATGCCAAGAACTGAAAATGCTACaaacttaatgatatttgcaatgtcaatattaatttattatttgcaaaaagtaatgttgattgtacctccaggacaattattgatattttattgaaatggatgcagatggaatatacatattccatctctactagatgttgatggaatctctgtagatgtatttgtgatttcgatacaatttgtagatgtgtttgtgttttcggtagaatttgttgattgattcgtatttgtggtggaagcaaaatcatcgaagtgaaactgtcaactgtcaacattaaagtggctagagtcactccaAAGTGTGTGTTTTGTTGTACAGAACTACACGGAAAACGcgaaacgcaactttcggtatgtaaatgaatacagaacgaacaactttcagatggcgtcgtctaaaaaacaTTTCTAGTACACCCGGTATTTATAAATGGATATTGGGGGTCTAAcgcttcataataaatattataatacacTTAtagttataaatgaaatgtcaaatGAAAGAGTAACTTGAATAGTTTCACCGAGAAGCTTAAAAGTGTTCAATGGGAGCAGCTTTCATTATACGGCTAACACCAAGCCTATAACctagtttttcttcaataattgtTGCAACATCTGCTTCTATCCTATTTCTTAACTAGGTAATGTTAGCTAGTAGCGAAGGCTTTGTCATTAGGACTTTTGCGACCAATCCAACTTTCAGATACAATAATCTTCAACCAATAACGATGCTGTTCTTGCTGGAAAATTCTGTTTTGTAGTCATATTCTTCCAACCAAGGGAAGAGCAAGTGAGGTAGTGTATCAAGGCAAGAAGTCCCAGCTGCAGTTGTTTCATCAATAAAGAAAGACCGGTATACTTTGCGCGGGGTTAttgcacaaaaaatattcattttataatttcgtaGCACCTGTACCATCTCCAGAGGATTTTCTAAGCCCCAAATTCGAGCATTAAGCATGTTACTATATTCacttatgtgaaaaattgattcatCACCATATTAAACAAGACCGATAAAATCTTCATCGTCacgtaaaatttcaatagcGAAGTTGCTATGTAATCTGTAGTCTCAAAACTATCCAAACAGTCGTCACTGAAATCACTGATTCACGACTAGCCTACTTAAATAGTTTCTTTGGACTGCAATTAAACGAATCTCGTTCAACAGCCTCTTCATTAACTCTTGTTCGTCCCGTGCACTTCCCTTTACAGGGGCAGCCGGTGTCTTCAAACTGATCATTACAAATAAACTTAATATGGGATGTTGCTGTTTTGGGAGATTGCAGCGCAAACATTGCGTGCACATGCGCTACCAGGACTGGTTGtcacttcttcttcttctttcttataTGGTAGGTTTAAAACCTGCTTCTTGTTCAGTTTCGGCCTCCTGGATCCATATTGTCACACCATCTCTTTCTCGGTCGCCAATACTTCTTCTGCCTGTTTGCGATTTATCCCTTGCGATACGCATTAGTCTTTCGCTTGTCATTCTGCTGATGTGACTATTCCATTCTTGTTTTCGTTTTAGTACCCAGTcaattacattttctaaattgcACGTATATCTTATGATTTCACTTCTTTCTCTATTTAAAAGTGTTTCCCTGCTATTTTCCTAAGTACTTTCAGTCTCTAGTAGTTTTTTGTCTTAGTTGTATCAGGTCTTGTCTCTGCTGTGTATGTCATTATAGGtctaattgttgttttatatattctgctttctgtttcttttttaagATGTTTATTAATCCAAAGAGTGCTGTTGAGGCATCCTCATTCTCGACATCTCCGTAACTGGTTGTCACGAGTGCGCAAATTTTTGAGCCTCTCTTTATTAGACAGATTACTGATATCATTTATAAGTGTaagtttaatattaaatattataagtGTTAGTTTTCTGATATTCATTTATAACCAtccaatattcattttatatatagttataGGTCCTGTTGCCTGTGCTTCACACGTGCGTGCTTTTCAAGATAAAATTAAGAATGCGGgtaattattaaatgaaaagcAGATggtcttttttataaatatattttatataaaaacagagTCATGGTTATCACTAATCAGTCacgttttaataataaactatttACATATTCGCCGTTTCCTCGTGATTGATAAGCATTGTCAAAATGGTGTAACGAAGATTCGAGGTTACTTAGCACAATTTTTGAGAAGTTTACAAGCAAATTGTTAGTTTCAACTTCAATTTAATATCTACTTTCATTTTCAATTGActttgttattcattttttaatgtgGCGTTATTTAACGCTTGCATACTTCgcaaaaatacaattttttgtacgATAAACATTCCGTACATAAACTTATGCGATTATAGTATTCATATTATTGCAACCTACTCATTCAAGAAGAGATACAAGTTCCGTGTCATATTGTTTTGTTCAAATAGCCATTATGGAATAATCTTTCCATTCTTCGGGTATACATGATTTATCGTTAGCTAACAGTCTTTGTTTGTGCTTGAAATAGGTTTTATTGGGGACGCCTTTGGAACAAACGCTTCTCAGGTGTTCCTCTTCGGATGCGGAATAAATCTTATAGACATCCATGTAACACACAGGTTTTCCATTCGTGGATATGGTAGTATAAAGATGGATAAAATGTCGTTTGTCTTTGCCATCACCTTGCGGTAGACACGTGGACCGTTCACTGTAACCAAAAAGAAAATCATTATAAACTTCTAATGCCGAAAACAACTAATTTTACAGCACCATAGATATATCAGGAGTAGTTTAAGAGGAAGTGActtttttgaataatagttAAGTTAAGTAAACTAAGTAGTACCGTTCATGACATAGATTAGCCCTGATGTAACAGTTCCAAGGGGGCGTAAAGAAACACGCATATTTTTAGTTAATGATAACCAATAGTCCAGTTGTAGCCAATTATCATAGATTTGAGTTTGGAAAATCGATTCTATAGTTCTAAGGAGGTTATTAAGAGAGGTAATTAATTCCCTGAGGATGAACGAAAGCTTGacaatatattagaattagtacactttggtgttcaATTTTGCTACAATGCCACATTCACATAGTTGCCGCTTCTcaaacatattatttttgaatgtttgaatttgtttttatttctaaatggAATTATCGAAGTACAACTTACTTTATATggcaaaatatggaaaatttctacgcctttttaactaaaatagtCGACTAGAACTTTGTTATATGtctattaatacatttttgaaatctacgtaaatttttagtatacttttttcgaaaaatacatacttttgagttatcaattttattgttaacaATTTGACCGTCGCAGACCCTTTTTTTCAGGAGTATACCGTTAAAGATATGGTTTTCTGTTCGGCTGCTTAAGCAAAGTGAgacatatttgaatctatgttggaaattttttcattttatacagggtgtgtataaaaagtgttcaaagtttaacatcataaatatcaaatttctttatttttttaagtagaacTACCCggctttttctattttaatgcattcgggGGTAAAAAATGAGACTGGACGAATATATCGCATATTTCATATCTAGCAAGTCCACCCCTGCTTTCGTTTTATTGTAGTAACAAACCAAatcagttttgttttttcttctgaCCCCTGTGGTGCATCTTTTTATGCACAACAGAAAGCAAATTCATATAAGGTTGATCCCACTTTTCTGTTTGGAGATGGTAAGAATTCAGGAGGTATTTcccttctatttttttcatagtaCCAACATATGTTAGTGATCGATCTCCAAGGACATCAACATACACAATaccataaacaataaaatacgTTATGCGACAGTTCACAGCCAACTGAAGGTTACAAATAACAATTGACGGGAAACTACAGCTACTGAGCGAGAGGAAACGGATGAACTATAAGGGATGCCAATTTCGAAGAGTCAAATTTCCCATCTGGACTCAGAGACCCGGTGATACGGTTAAAgtgttaataaaacaatttggtttggaaatataaacaaaaatatttcagatatgacaaaataataaaaaaatatatgttctgATTTTTACAATACTTTTTTAGCTCTGTTAGTTTATTCGTATTTCTGTTTAGAAGAAGTTTTAAATACAATCAATTCTGACGAAGATGCTGACGGGGATTACATTCCAGTATTGTTCCAACACTTGAAAAACTCGCAGGAGTTGGAAGGGAATAACTTCGAACGAAATAATGTTGTCACCGAATAATTTCATACCTTACCAATTGGCACAACAGTTTTGGCTTCCTCGAAAAATCGCCTACAAACTGATATTCTCGTCACCAACGTTATCCATCCTTTCACATTCATTGTTTGTAAGTTTTCGTGAACTTGATCGGTCTATCTGATACGGGGtctatttctttttatactgCTGTATATTGTGGCATTAATGATCACTCCATTTCTTACATGTGTCCAAACCATCTCAACCTATCGGTTTTAATGAATCGAACCATGTTTTTATTACCttgtatttcatatatttctctATTATTTCGGTGTCACCAATCTGCCTCGTTTATTCTAATTCGTATATTCttctgaaaatttttctttcgaatGATTTTTACAGCATCAATCTCCTTACTTCATTTTCAAACCTAGTTTGCGCTAAATGTTCTcctttattagaaaatttgtaaACGTACCTAAAGTTTCCTTCCCTTTTTTCTGATATATGTTATACATAAAACCGATACTCTAGATTGACATAGATATTCTCTGCTTgctttaatttgaaaatagctATGTTATTTCGAATAATTACCGTATGACGTGAGTCAACCTTCTCTggttataataaattgaaatacatttccAGTGAATCAACTAATCATATCATGAGTAGAAAAGTAGATTGTAAAATCTGTTAAATTT encodes:
- the LOC130440515 gene encoding uncharacterized protein LOC130440515 → MNFLVKVMDGIILQILWIGYVIYKSLCPEKKIERSTCLPQGDGKDKRHFIHLYTTISTNGKPVCYMDVYKIYSASEEEHLRSVCSKGVPNKTYFKHKQRLLANDKSCIPEEWKDYSIMAI